The Bubalus kerabau isolate K-KA32 ecotype Philippines breed swamp buffalo chromosome 16, PCC_UOA_SB_1v2, whole genome shotgun sequence genome includes a region encoding these proteins:
- the TANGO2 gene encoding transport and Golgi organization protein 2 homolog isoform X6, which produces MCIIFFKFDPRPVSKNAYRLILAANRDEFYHRPARAADFWGSNNEVLSGLDMEEGKEGGTWLGISTRGKLAALTNYLQPRLNHDARGRGELVAQFLTSDMDSLSYLKKVSAEGHLYNGFNLIAADLRQLPDPAIEAQGREYVRPILSKYAAVCVRCPDYGTRTNTVILVDADGHVTFTERSMLGSDPTRWETTTHEFRLQS; this is translated from the exons ATGTGCATCATCTTCTTTAAGTTTGATCCTCGCCCTGTTTCCAAAAATGCGTACAG GCTCATCCTGGCTGCCAACAGGGACGAGTTCTACCACCGGCCGGCCAGAGCCGCAGACTTCTGGGGGAGCAACAACGAGGTCCTCAGCG GGCTGGACATGGAGGAAGGCAAGGAAGGCGGCACGTGGCTGGGCATCAGCACGCGGGGCAAGCTGGCCGCGCTCACCAACTACTTGCAGCCGCGGCTGAACCATGATGCCCGGGGCCGAG GTGAGCTCGTGGCCCAGttcctgacctcggacatggacAGCTTGTCCTACCTAAAGAAGGTCTCAGCCGAGGGCCATCTGTACAACGGCTTCAACCTCATCGCGGCCGACCTGAG GCAGCTGCCAGACCCGGCCATCGAGGCCCAGGGCAGGGAGTACGTGCGACCCATCCTCAGCAAGTACGCGGCCGTGTGCGTGCGCTGCCCGGACTACGGCACCAG GACCAACACGGTCATCCTTGTGGATGCAGATGGGCACGTGACCTTCACGGAGCGCAGCATGCTGGGCTCGGACCCCACCCGCTGGGAGACCACTACCCATGAGTTCCGGCTGCAGAGCTAG
- the TANGO2 gene encoding transport and Golgi organization protein 2 homolog isoform X2 yields the protein MCIIFFKFDPRPVSKNAYRLILAANRDEFYHRPARAADFWGSNNEVLSGLDMEEGKEGGTWLGISTRGKLAALTNYLQPRLNHDARGRGELVAQFLTSDMDSLSYLKKVSAEGHLYNGFNLIAADLSAEKGDVICYYGNRGEREPVVLAPGTYGLSNALLETPWRKLCFGKQLFLEAVERGRELPRDALVAQLLDVLSNDEAQLPDPAIEAQGREYVRPILSKYAAVCVRCPDYGTRTNTVILVDADGHVTFTERSMLGSDPTRWETTTHEFRLQS from the exons ATGTGCATCATCTTCTTTAAGTTTGATCCTCGCCCTGTTTCCAAAAATGCGTACAG GCTCATCCTGGCTGCCAACAGGGACGAGTTCTACCACCGGCCGGCCAGAGCCGCAGACTTCTGGGGGAGCAACAACGAGGTCCTCAGCG GGCTGGACATGGAGGAAGGCAAGGAAGGCGGCACGTGGCTGGGCATCAGCACGCGGGGCAAGCTGGCCGCGCTCACCAACTACTTGCAGCCGCGGCTGAACCATGATGCCCGGGGCCGAG GTGAGCTCGTGGCCCAGttcctgacctcggacatggacAGCTTGTCCTACCTAAAGAAGGTCTCAGCCGAGGGCCATCTGTACAACGGCTTCAACCTCATCGCGGCCGACCTGAG CGCAGAGAAGGGAGATGTCATTTGCTACTACGGAAACCGGGGGGAGCGGGAGCCTGTTGTCCTGGCGCCAG GGACCTATGGGCTGAGCAACGCGCTGCTGGAGACGCCCTGGAGGAAGCTGTGCTTCGGGAAGCAGCTCTTCCTGGAGGCCGTGGAGCGGGGCCGGGAGCTCCCCAGGGATGCGCTGGTGGCCCAGCTCCTAGATGTGCTCAGCAATGACGAGGC GCAGCTGCCAGACCCGGCCATCGAGGCCCAGGGCAGGGAGTACGTGCGACCCATCCTCAGCAAGTACGCGGCCGTGTGCGTGCGCTGCCCGGACTACGGCACCAG GACCAACACGGTCATCCTTGTGGATGCAGATGGGCACGTGACCTTCACGGAGCGCAGCATGCTGGGCTCGGACCCCACCCGCTGGGAGACCACTACCCATGAGTTCCGGCTGCAGAGCTAG
- the TANGO2 gene encoding transport and Golgi organization protein 2 homolog isoform X1 translates to MCIIFFKFDPRPVSKNAYRLILAANRDEFYHRPARAADFWGSNNEVLSGLDMEEGKEGGTWLGISTRGKLAALTNYLQPRLNHDARGRGELVAQFLTSDMDSLSYLKKVSAEGHLYNGFNLIAADLRVWPPWPRLTLSALGCSAEKGDVICYYGNRGEREPVVLAPGTYGLSNALLETPWRKLCFGKQLFLEAVERGRELPRDALVAQLLDVLSNDEAQLPDPAIEAQGREYVRPILSKYAAVCVRCPDYGTRTNTVILVDADGHVTFTERSMLGSDPTRWETTTHEFRLQS, encoded by the exons ATGTGCATCATCTTCTTTAAGTTTGATCCTCGCCCTGTTTCCAAAAATGCGTACAG GCTCATCCTGGCTGCCAACAGGGACGAGTTCTACCACCGGCCGGCCAGAGCCGCAGACTTCTGGGGGAGCAACAACGAGGTCCTCAGCG GGCTGGACATGGAGGAAGGCAAGGAAGGCGGCACGTGGCTGGGCATCAGCACGCGGGGCAAGCTGGCCGCGCTCACCAACTACTTGCAGCCGCGGCTGAACCATGATGCCCGGGGCCGAG GTGAGCTCGTGGCCCAGttcctgacctcggacatggacAGCTTGTCCTACCTAAAGAAGGTCTCAGCCGAGGGCCATCTGTACAACGGCTTCAACCTCATCGCGGCCGACCTGAG GGTGTGGCCCCCGTGGCCCCGGCTGACCCTCTCTGCCCTTGGCTGCAGCGCAGAGAAGGGAGATGTCATTTGCTACTACGGAAACCGGGGGGAGCGGGAGCCTGTTGTCCTGGCGCCAG GGACCTATGGGCTGAGCAACGCGCTGCTGGAGACGCCCTGGAGGAAGCTGTGCTTCGGGAAGCAGCTCTTCCTGGAGGCCGTGGAGCGGGGCCGGGAGCTCCCCAGGGATGCGCTGGTGGCCCAGCTCCTAGATGTGCTCAGCAATGACGAGGC GCAGCTGCCAGACCCGGCCATCGAGGCCCAGGGCAGGGAGTACGTGCGACCCATCCTCAGCAAGTACGCGGCCGTGTGCGTGCGCTGCCCGGACTACGGCACCAG GACCAACACGGTCATCCTTGTGGATGCAGATGGGCACGTGACCTTCACGGAGCGCAGCATGCTGGGCTCGGACCCCACCCGCTGGGAGACCACTACCCATGAGTTCCGGCTGCAGAGCTAG
- the TANGO2 gene encoding transport and Golgi organization protein 2 homolog isoform X5, with translation MCIIFFKFDPRPVSKNAYRLILAANRDEFYHRPARAADFWGSNNEVLSGLDMEEGKEGGTWLGISTRGKLAALTNYLQPRLNHDARGRGELVAQFLTSDMDSLSYLKKVSAEGHLYNGFNLIAADLREGRCHLLLRKPGGAGACCPGARQLPDPAIEAQGREYVRPILSKYAAVCVRCPDYGTRTNTVILVDADGHVTFTERSMLGSDPTRWETTTHEFRLQS, from the exons ATGTGCATCATCTTCTTTAAGTTTGATCCTCGCCCTGTTTCCAAAAATGCGTACAG GCTCATCCTGGCTGCCAACAGGGACGAGTTCTACCACCGGCCGGCCAGAGCCGCAGACTTCTGGGGGAGCAACAACGAGGTCCTCAGCG GGCTGGACATGGAGGAAGGCAAGGAAGGCGGCACGTGGCTGGGCATCAGCACGCGGGGCAAGCTGGCCGCGCTCACCAACTACTTGCAGCCGCGGCTGAACCATGATGCCCGGGGCCGAG GTGAGCTCGTGGCCCAGttcctgacctcggacatggacAGCTTGTCCTACCTAAAGAAGGTCTCAGCCGAGGGCCATCTGTACAACGGCTTCAACCTCATCGCGGCCGACCTGAG AGAAGGGAGATGTCATTTGCTACTACGGAAACCGGGGGGAGCGGGAGCCTGTTGTCCTGGCGCCAG GCAGCTGCCAGACCCGGCCATCGAGGCCCAGGGCAGGGAGTACGTGCGACCCATCCTCAGCAAGTACGCGGCCGTGTGCGTGCGCTGCCCGGACTACGGCACCAG GACCAACACGGTCATCCTTGTGGATGCAGATGGGCACGTGACCTTCACGGAGCGCAGCATGCTGGGCTCGGACCCCACCCGCTGGGAGACCACTACCCATGAGTTCCGGCTGCAGAGCTAG
- the TANGO2 gene encoding transport and Golgi organization protein 2 homolog isoform X3: MCIIFFKFDPRPVSKNAYRLILAANRDEFYHRPARAADFWGSNNEVLSGLDMEEGKEGGTWLGISTRGKLAALTNYLQPRLNHDARGRGELVAQFLTSDMDSLSYLKKVSAEGHLYNGFNLIAADLRVWPPWPRLTLSALGCSAEKGDVICYYGNRGEREPVVLAPDVRAPVARGGCGLTWPTGGLLLPVQSRWCSQFCGPCGSAGTPTLPSAAPGEAARLRMAAGTKFSSPLHCCVVPEPPPAPMPVAFCFFKKLYLFIYSFLPVLGLPCCLGSP, translated from the exons ATGTGCATCATCTTCTTTAAGTTTGATCCTCGCCCTGTTTCCAAAAATGCGTACAG GCTCATCCTGGCTGCCAACAGGGACGAGTTCTACCACCGGCCGGCCAGAGCCGCAGACTTCTGGGGGAGCAACAACGAGGTCCTCAGCG GGCTGGACATGGAGGAAGGCAAGGAAGGCGGCACGTGGCTGGGCATCAGCACGCGGGGCAAGCTGGCCGCGCTCACCAACTACTTGCAGCCGCGGCTGAACCATGATGCCCGGGGCCGAG GTGAGCTCGTGGCCCAGttcctgacctcggacatggacAGCTTGTCCTACCTAAAGAAGGTCTCAGCCGAGGGCCATCTGTACAACGGCTTCAACCTCATCGCGGCCGACCTGAG GGTGTGGCCCCCGTGGCCCCGGCTGACCCTCTCTGCCCTTGGCTGCAGCGCAGAGAAGGGAGATGTCATTTGCTACTACGGAAACCGGGGGGAGCGGGAGCCTGTTGTCCTGGCGCCAG ACGTTCGTGCCCCTGTGGCCCGTGGTGGCTGTGGCCTCACCTGGCCCACAGGCGGGCTGCTTCTGCCCGTGCAGAGCCGCTGGTGCTCCCAGTTCTGTGGCCCGTGTGGCAGCGCCGGGACCCCCACGCTGCCCTCAGCCGCGCCCGGAGAGGCTGCTCGTCTGCGAATGGCTGCTGGGACAAAATTCTCGTCACCTCTGCACTGCTGTGTCGTCCCAGAGCCTCCCCCCGCCCCGATGCCTGTcgctttctgtttctttaaaaagttgtatctttttatttattcatttttgcctgtgctgggtctccctTGCTGCTTGGGCTCtccctag
- the TANGO2 gene encoding transport and Golgi organization protein 2 homolog isoform X4 yields MCIIFFKFDPRPVSKNAYRLILAANRDEFYHRPARAADFWGSNNEVLSGLDMEEGKEGGTWLGISTRGKLAALTNYLQPRLNHDARGRGELVAQFLTSDMDSLSYLKKVSAEGHLYNGFNLIAADLSAEKGDVICYYGNRGEREPVVLAPDVRAPVARGGCGLTWPTGGLLLPVQSRWCSQFCGPCGSAGTPTLPSAAPGEAARLRMAAGTKFSSPLHCCVVPEPPPAPMPVAFCFFKKLYLFIYSFLPVLGLPCCLGSP; encoded by the exons ATGTGCATCATCTTCTTTAAGTTTGATCCTCGCCCTGTTTCCAAAAATGCGTACAG GCTCATCCTGGCTGCCAACAGGGACGAGTTCTACCACCGGCCGGCCAGAGCCGCAGACTTCTGGGGGAGCAACAACGAGGTCCTCAGCG GGCTGGACATGGAGGAAGGCAAGGAAGGCGGCACGTGGCTGGGCATCAGCACGCGGGGCAAGCTGGCCGCGCTCACCAACTACTTGCAGCCGCGGCTGAACCATGATGCCCGGGGCCGAG GTGAGCTCGTGGCCCAGttcctgacctcggacatggacAGCTTGTCCTACCTAAAGAAGGTCTCAGCCGAGGGCCATCTGTACAACGGCTTCAACCTCATCGCGGCCGACCTGAG CGCAGAGAAGGGAGATGTCATTTGCTACTACGGAAACCGGGGGGAGCGGGAGCCTGTTGTCCTGGCGCCAG ACGTTCGTGCCCCTGTGGCCCGTGGTGGCTGTGGCCTCACCTGGCCCACAGGCGGGCTGCTTCTGCCCGTGCAGAGCCGCTGGTGCTCCCAGTTCTGTGGCCCGTGTGGCAGCGCCGGGACCCCCACGCTGCCCTCAGCCGCGCCCGGAGAGGCTGCTCGTCTGCGAATGGCTGCTGGGACAAAATTCTCGTCACCTCTGCACTGCTGTGTCGTCCCAGAGCCTCCCCCCGCCCCGATGCCTGTcgctttctgtttctttaaaaagttgtatctttttatttattcatttttgcctgtgctgggtctccctTGCTGCTTGGGCTCtccctag
- the DGCR8 gene encoding microprocessor complex subunit DGCR8: METCGSPSPLPREPAGGVAMEDRARPLRALPRGQSPPPPLQTSSDAEVMDVGSGGDGQAEPPAEDPLNFYGASLLSKGSSSKARLLVDPNCSGHSPRTARHAPAVRKFSPDLKLLKDVKISVSFTESCRSEDRKVLYTGAERDVRAECGLALSPVSGDVHAGPFGGSVGNGVGAGGESAGKRDEEHELDQEKRVEYAVLDELEDFTDNLELDEEGAGGFTAKAIVQRDRVDEEALNFSYEDDFDNDVDALLEEGLCAPKKRRMEEKYGGDSDHPSDGETSVQPMMTKIKTVLKSRGRPPTEPLPDGWIMTFHNSGVPVYLHRESRVVTWSRPYFLGTGSIRKHGPPLTSIPCLHYRKMKDSEERERAAGIAPPEPELPPDEPDPLGTDAGPPDEKDPLGAEAAPGALGQVKAKVEVCKDESVDLEEFRNYLEKRFDFEQVTVKKFRTWAERRQFNREMKRKQAESERPILPANQKLITLSVQDAPTKKEFVINPNGKSEVCILHEYMQRVLKVRPVYSFFECENPSEPFGASVTIDGVTYGSGTASSKKLAKNKAARATLEILIPDFVKQTSEEKPRDSEELEYFNHISIEDSRVYELTSKAGLLSPYQILHECLKRNHGMGDTSIKFEVVPGKNQKSEYVMACGKHTVRGWCKNKRVGKQLASQKILQLLHPHVKNWGSLLRMYGRESSKMVKQETSDKSVIELQQFARKNKPNLHILSKLQEEMRRLAEEREETRKKPKMSIVASAQPGGEPLCTVDV; encoded by the exons aTGGAGACATGTGGGAGCCCCTCTCCTCTCCCGCGCGAGCCCGCAGGAGGAGTGGCGATGGAGGACCGAGCTCGCCCCCTCCGTGCGCTGCCCCGTGGACAGTCTCCACCACCTCCCCTGCAAACGTCCAGTGATGCAGAGGTAATGGACGTTGGCtctggtggtgatggacaggccgaACCCCCTGCCGAGGACCCGCTCAACTTCTACGGAGCTTCTCTTCTCTCCAAAGGATCCTCCTCTAAGGCCCGCCTCCTCGTAGACCCGAACTGTAGTGGCCACAGCCCGCGCACAGCGCGGCATGCACCTGCGGTCCGGAAGTTCTCCCCTGACCTTAAGTTGCTTAAGGATGTAAAGATTAGCGTGAGCTTTACGGAGAGCTGCAGGAGTGAGGACAGGAAGGTGCTGTACACGGGAGCGGAGCGCGACGTGCGGGCAGAGTGTGGCCTGGCCCTCAGCCCTGTCAGTGGGGACGTGCATGCTGGTCCCTTTGGCGGGAGCGTGGGGAACGGGGTAGGCGCAGGGGGTGAGAGTGCGGGTAAGAGGGATGAGGAACATGAGCTGGATCAGGAAAAGAGAGTGGAGTATGCAGTGCTCGATGAGTTAGAAGATTTTACTGACAATTTGGAGCTAGATGAAGAAGGCGCAGGCGGGTTCACGGCTAAAGCGATCGTGCAGAGAGACAGAGTGGACGAAGAGGCCTTGAATTTCTCCTATGAG GATGATTTTGACAACGATGTTGATGCCCTTCTGGaagagggcctctgtgctcccaaaAAGAGGCGAATGGAGGAGAAATACGGAGGAGACAGCGACCACCCGTCGGATGGGGAGACAAGCGTGCAGCCAATGATGACCAAGATTAAAACCGTTCTCAAAA GCCGTGGCCGCCCGCCGACGGAGCCGCTGCCCGACGGCTGGATCATGACGTTCCACAACTCCGGAGTGCCCGTGTACCTGCACCGGGAGTCGCGGGTGGTCACCTGGTCCAGGCCCTACTTCCTGGGCACGGGGAGCATCCGG AAACACGGCCCTCCCCTGACCAGCATCCCCTGCCTGCACTACCGGAAGATGAAGGACAGCGAGGAGCGGGAGCGGGCCGCGGGGATAGCCCCCCCCGAGCCGGAGCTGCCCCCGGACGAGCCCGACCCCCTGGGCACCGACGCGGGGCCCCCGGACGAGAAGGACCCGCTGGGGGCCGAGGCGGCACCCGGGGCCCTGGGGCAGGTGAAGGCCAAGGTGGAGGTGTGCAAGGACGAGTCGGTCG ACCTTGAGGAGTTCCGGAATTACCTGGAGAAGCGCTTTGACTTTGAGCAAGTGACCGTGAAGAAGTTCAGGACGTGGGCTGAGCGTCGGCAGTTCAACCGAGAAATGAAGCGAAAACAGGCCGAGTCCGAGAGGCCCATCCTGCCCGCCAACCAGAAGCTCATCACGCTGTCTGTGCAGGACGCGCCCACGAAGAAAG AGTTTGTCATCAACCCCAACGGGAAGTCTGAGGTGTGCATCCTGCACGAGTACATGCAGCGTGTGCTCAAGGTCCGCCCCGTGTACAGCTTCTTTGAGTGCG AGAACCCAAGTGAGCCTTTTGGTGCCTCGGTGACCATTGACGGTGTGACGTATGGATCTGGAACGGCGAGCAGCAAAAAACTGGCCAAGAACAAAGCTG CCCGCGCCACGCTGGAGATCCTCATCCCCGACTTCGTCAAGCAGACGTCGGAGGAGAAGCCCAGAGACAGCGAGGAGCTGGAG TATTTCAACCACATCAGTATTGAGGACTCGCGGGTCTACGAGCTGACCAGCAAGGCCGGGCTGCTCTCCCCCTACCAGATCCTCCACGAGTGCCTTAAAAG AAACCACGGGATGGGAGATACCTCCATCAAGTTTGAAGTGGTTCCTGGTAAAAACCAGAAGAGCGAATACGTCATGGCGTGCGGCAAGCACACAGTGCGCGGCTGGT GCAAGAACAAGCGCGTCGGGAAGCAGTTGGCGTCTCAGAAGATCCTGCAGCTGCTGCACCCGCACGTCAAGAACTGGGGGTCCTTGCTGCGCATGTACGGCCGCGAGAGCAGCAAGATGGTCAAGCAG GAGACCTCGGACAAGAGCGTGATCGAGCTGCAGCAGTTCGCTCGCAAGAACAAGCCCAACCTGCACATcctgagcaagctgcaggaggaGATGCGGCGGCTGGCGGAGGAGCGG GAGGAGACGCGCAAGAAGCCCAAGATGTCCATTGTGGCATCTGCACAGCCCGGCGGCGAGCCCCTGTGCACCGTGGACGTGTGA
- the TRMT2A gene encoding tRNA (uracil-5-)-methyltransferase homolog A isoform X1: MGDELDSEGPAHVGDPCQDGAEAPGPRREEEPAAAAGPAGPGPYGYIRAGLFTSEVFKLELQNVPRHASFSDVRRFLGRFGLQPHKTKLFGQPPCAFVTFRSAAERDKALCVLHGAVWKGRPLSARLARPKADPLARKRRQEDRGELPAGPAACVADVVTPLWAVPYEEQLERKRQECEQVLQKLAREIGSTNRALLPWLLSQRHKHNKACCPLEGVRPSPQQTEYRNKCEFLVGIGVDGEDNTVGCRLSKYKSGTCAVAAPFDTVHIPGATKQVVRAFQEFIRSTPYSAYDPETYSGHWKQLTVRTSRRGQAMAIAYFHPQNLSPEELAGLKTSLAQYFMEGPGKASGVTCLYFVEEGQRKTPSQEGLPLEHVAGDRCIREDVLGLTFRISPHAFFQVNTAAAEVLYTLIQDWAQLDTGSTVLDVCCGTGTIGLALARKVKRVVGVELSQEAVEDARVNALDNELSNVEFHCGRAEELVPALVSRLASQQLVAILDPPRAGLHSKAVLAVRRAENVRRLLYVSCNPRAAMGNFVDLCRAPSNRVKGTPFRPIKAVAVDLFPQTPHCEMLILFERVEYPNGAGALEPQNSLVQTPPAPPGDTPLEAGVSPAS, translated from the exons ATGGGGGACGAGCTGGACAGCGAA GGCCCGGCGCATGTCGGGGACCCCTGCCAGGACGGCGCCGAGGCGCCGGGCCCGCGGCGGGAGGAGGAGCCGGCAGCGGCGGCCGGGCCCGCGGGGCCGGGGCCCTACGGCTACATCCGGGCCGGCCTGTTCACCTCGGAGGTCTTCAAGCTGGAGCTGCAGAACGTGCCGCGCCACGCCAGCTTCAGCGACGTGCGGCGTTTCCTGGGCCGCTTCGGGCTGCAGCCCCACAAGACGAAGCTCTTCGGGCAGCCGCCCTGCGCCTTCGTGACTTTCCGCAGCGCCGCCGAGCGCGACAAGGCTCTGTGCGTGCTGCACGGGGCGGTTTGGAAGGGCCGTCCGCTCAGCGCGCGCCTGGCCAGGCCCAAGGCTGACCCCTTGGCCAGGAAGAGGCGGCAGGAGGACCGTGGGGAGCTCCCCGCTGGCCCGGCCGCGTGCGTCGCCGACGTGGTGACCCCTCTCTGGGCCGTTCCTTACGAGGAGCAGCTGGAACGGAAGCGGCAGGAGTGTGAGCAAGTGCTGCAGAAGCTGGCCAG ggagATCGGGAGCACGAATCGCGCCCTGCTGCCCTGGCTGCTCTCACAGAGGCACAAACACAACAAGGCCTGCTGCCCCCTGGAGGGCGTCCGGCCCTCCCCCCAGCAG ACCGAGTATAGGAACAAATGCGAGTTCCTGGTTGGCATCGGCGTGGACGGGGAAGACAACACAGTGGGCTGCCGGCTCAGCAAGTACAAGAGTGGGACATGTGCCGTGGCAGCCCCCTTCGACACAGTGCACATCCCTGGGGCCACCAAGCAGGTGGTGAGGGCGTTCCAGGAGTTCATCCG GTCCACTCCCTACTCGGCATACGATCCGGAGACATACTCAGGTCACTGGAAGCAGCTGACCGTGCGTACCAGCCGCCGCGGCCAAGCCATGGCCATTGCCTACTTCCACCCACAG AACCTGAGCCCGGAGGAGCTGGCGGGGCTGAAGACATCTTTGGCACAGTACTTCATGGAAGGGCCGGGCAAGGCCAGTGGGGTGACCTGCCTCTACTTCGTGGAGGAGGGACAGCG AAAGACCCCCAGCCAGGAGGGCCTGCCTCTGGAGCACGTGGCCGGGGACCGGTGCATCCGTGAGGACGTGCTGGGGCTGACCTTCCGCATCTCCCCCCACGCCTTCTTTCAG GTGAACACCGCTGCGGCTGAGGTGCTCTACACACTCATCCAGGACTGGGCCCAGCTGGACACAGGCAGCACGGTGCTGGACGTGTGCTGTGGCACGGGCACCATCGGCCTGGCTCTGGCCCGG AAGGTGAAGAGAGTCGTGGGGGTCGAGCTGTCCCAGGAGGCCGTGGAGGATGCGCGGGTGAATGCCCTGGACAACG AGCTGAGCAACGTGGAGTTCCACTGTGGCAGGGCTGAGGAGCTGGTGCCCGCCCTGGTGAGCAGACTGGCCTCCCAGCAGCTTGTGGCCATTCTGGACCCACCCCGTGCCGGCCTGC ACTCCAAGGCGGTCCTGGCCGTGCGCCGGGCAGAGAACGTCCGGAGGCTGCTGTACGTCTCCTGCAACCCGCGGGCAGCCATGGGCAACTTCGTGGA CCTTTGTAGGGCCCCGTCCAACCGCGTCAAGGGTACTCCCTTCCGACCGATCAAGGCTGTGGCTGTGGACCTGTTCCCTCAGACCCCGCACTGTGAGATGCTCATTCTGTTTGAGAGGGTGGAGTACCCCAATGGTGCAGGGGCCCTGGAGCCCCAGAATTCTCTGGTCCAAACCCCACCAGCACCCCCAGGTGACACCCCACTGGAAGCCGGGGTCTCCCCCGCTTCTTAG
- the TRMT2A gene encoding tRNA (uracil-5-)-methyltransferase homolog A isoform X2 — MGDELDSEGPAHVGDPCQDGAEAPGPRREEEPAAAAGPAGPGPYGYIRAGLFTSEVFKLELQNVPRHASFSDVRRFLGRFGLQPHKTKLFGQPPCAFVTFRSAAERDKALCVLHGAVWKGRPLSARLARPKADPLARKRRQEDRGELPAGPAACVADVVTPLWAVPYEEQLERKRQECEQVLQKLAREIGSTNRALLPWLLSQRHKHNKACCPLEGVRPSPQQTEYRNKCEFLVGIGVDGEDNTVGCRLSKYKSGTCAVAAPFDTVHIPGATKQVVRAFQEFIRSTPYSAYDPETYSGHWKQLTVRTSRRGQAMAIAYFHPQNLSPEELAGLKTSLAQYFMEGPGKASGVTCLYFVEEGQRKTPSQEGLPLEHVAGDRCIREDVLGLTFRISPHAFFQVNTAAAEVLYTLIQDWAQLDTGSTVLDVCCGTGTIGLALARKVKRVVGVELSQEAVEDARVNALDNDSKAVLAVRRAENVRRLLYVSCNPRAAMGNFVDLCRAPSNRVKGTPFRPIKAVAVDLFPQTPHCEMLILFERVEYPNGAGALEPQNSLVQTPPAPPGDTPLEAGVSPAS, encoded by the exons ATGGGGGACGAGCTGGACAGCGAA GGCCCGGCGCATGTCGGGGACCCCTGCCAGGACGGCGCCGAGGCGCCGGGCCCGCGGCGGGAGGAGGAGCCGGCAGCGGCGGCCGGGCCCGCGGGGCCGGGGCCCTACGGCTACATCCGGGCCGGCCTGTTCACCTCGGAGGTCTTCAAGCTGGAGCTGCAGAACGTGCCGCGCCACGCCAGCTTCAGCGACGTGCGGCGTTTCCTGGGCCGCTTCGGGCTGCAGCCCCACAAGACGAAGCTCTTCGGGCAGCCGCCCTGCGCCTTCGTGACTTTCCGCAGCGCCGCCGAGCGCGACAAGGCTCTGTGCGTGCTGCACGGGGCGGTTTGGAAGGGCCGTCCGCTCAGCGCGCGCCTGGCCAGGCCCAAGGCTGACCCCTTGGCCAGGAAGAGGCGGCAGGAGGACCGTGGGGAGCTCCCCGCTGGCCCGGCCGCGTGCGTCGCCGACGTGGTGACCCCTCTCTGGGCCGTTCCTTACGAGGAGCAGCTGGAACGGAAGCGGCAGGAGTGTGAGCAAGTGCTGCAGAAGCTGGCCAG ggagATCGGGAGCACGAATCGCGCCCTGCTGCCCTGGCTGCTCTCACAGAGGCACAAACACAACAAGGCCTGCTGCCCCCTGGAGGGCGTCCGGCCCTCCCCCCAGCAG ACCGAGTATAGGAACAAATGCGAGTTCCTGGTTGGCATCGGCGTGGACGGGGAAGACAACACAGTGGGCTGCCGGCTCAGCAAGTACAAGAGTGGGACATGTGCCGTGGCAGCCCCCTTCGACACAGTGCACATCCCTGGGGCCACCAAGCAGGTGGTGAGGGCGTTCCAGGAGTTCATCCG GTCCACTCCCTACTCGGCATACGATCCGGAGACATACTCAGGTCACTGGAAGCAGCTGACCGTGCGTACCAGCCGCCGCGGCCAAGCCATGGCCATTGCCTACTTCCACCCACAG AACCTGAGCCCGGAGGAGCTGGCGGGGCTGAAGACATCTTTGGCACAGTACTTCATGGAAGGGCCGGGCAAGGCCAGTGGGGTGACCTGCCTCTACTTCGTGGAGGAGGGACAGCG AAAGACCCCCAGCCAGGAGGGCCTGCCTCTGGAGCACGTGGCCGGGGACCGGTGCATCCGTGAGGACGTGCTGGGGCTGACCTTCCGCATCTCCCCCCACGCCTTCTTTCAG GTGAACACCGCTGCGGCTGAGGTGCTCTACACACTCATCCAGGACTGGGCCCAGCTGGACACAGGCAGCACGGTGCTGGACGTGTGCTGTGGCACGGGCACCATCGGCCTGGCTCTGGCCCGG AAGGTGAAGAGAGTCGTGGGGGTCGAGCTGTCCCAGGAGGCCGTGGAGGATGCGCGGGTGAATGCCCTGGACAACG ACTCCAAGGCGGTCCTGGCCGTGCGCCGGGCAGAGAACGTCCGGAGGCTGCTGTACGTCTCCTGCAACCCGCGGGCAGCCATGGGCAACTTCGTGGA CCTTTGTAGGGCCCCGTCCAACCGCGTCAAGGGTACTCCCTTCCGACCGATCAAGGCTGTGGCTGTGGACCTGTTCCCTCAGACCCCGCACTGTGAGATGCTCATTCTGTTTGAGAGGGTGGAGTACCCCAATGGTGCAGGGGCCCTGGAGCCCCAGAATTCTCTGGTCCAAACCCCACCAGCACCCCCAGGTGACACCCCACTGGAAGCCGGGGTCTCCCCCGCTTCTTAG